TCAGTTCGGTGCGTTCCTCGAGCCCCGGCGGCACGTCCGCCAGATCGCGATCGACGGTGACGATCAGCTTCTTGTCGCCGGCGGTCGACAGCAACACCGAGGTCAGGTCGTTGGCGACGACCTGGCCGTTGTTGATGATGGCGATGCGATCGCACAGCGCCTCGGCTTCTTCCAGATAATGCGTCGTCAGGACAACGGTGGTGCCCTGGGCGTGGAGGGTGCGGACATAGTCCCACAGCTGCTGGCGCAGCTCGATATCGACGCCGGCGGTCGGCTCGTCGAGCACCAGCACCGGCGGGTTGTGGACCAGTGCCTTGGCGACCAGCAGCCGGCGTTTCATGCCGCCCGACAGGGTGCGCGAATAGACATGCGCCTTGTCCTCCAGGTGCACGGCGCGGAGCAGTTCCATGCTGCGGCGCTTCGCCTTAGGGACGCCGAACAGCCCGGCCTGGAGTTCCAGCGTTTCAAAGGGGGTGAAGAAGGCATCGAACACCAGTTCCTGCGGGACGATGCCGATGCTGGCCTTGGCGTTGCGCGGGTGGTCGGTGATGTCGAAGCCCCAGATGTCGGCGCGGCCGGCGGTCTTGTTGACGAGCCCGGCGAGGATGTTGATCATCGTCGACTTGCCGGCGCCATTGGGGCCGAGCAGTCCGAACATGCTGCCGCGCGGGATTTCGAGGTCGATGCCGCGCAGCGCCTGCTTGCCGCCGGCATAGGTCTTTTCCAGGCCGCGGATGGAAATGGCGGATTGCGTCATGCGTCGGGGATAGGCGTGGGCGCGGGGGCGGGCAAGGGGCGCTTTGTTGCAGGTGGATCACGCGAGCACGCAGGGGCGAAGCCCATGCCGACGTCAGACGAGGCGGCGGGGGAGTAGTCCCGCCGCCTCGCTGGCGGTCTTGCGCCTGTCGGCGCGCGGCGCGGCGACTAGAAGCGGTAGAGGCCCTCCACGCCGAACAGCCGCGGCAGGCCGCGAATGAAGGTCGGGATGCCGAACGACCCGCCGGTGTTGCCGGCATCGAGGACATAGTCCTTGTTGAGCAGGTTGGTCGCAAAGCCGAGCAGCTGCCATTTGCCGTCGGGGTCCTGGACGCCGGCGCGCAAATTGACCAGCGTGACCGGGCCTTGCGACGTGACCGGGTTGTTGGGCAGTTCGAAGAACACGCTGCTGCGATAGGTGACGGTGGGGGTCGCGAACAGCTCGATCCCGGGCGTCAGCGGCACGGTCAGCGTGCCGCCGGCGGCGCCCTGCCATTCCGACTGGAGGCGGAAGCGATCGCCCGAGAAGGTCGGATAGGCCGGGTTCTCATCGACGCGGGCGTCGATATAGGCGCCATTGGCGAACAGCTTGAGGTTGCTGCCGACACGTGCCGCGACTTCGGCCTCCACACCCTTGTTCGTCGCGCTGCCGGCGCTGACCGTCAGGTTGGGCAGGCCGGGGCGGACGAGGCTGACCTGGAAGTCCTTGTACTTCATGTAGAAGGCGCCGACGCTGCCCGAGATCGGGCCGGAGAAGAACTTCACCCCGGCTTCGTAGTTGGTGACGATTTCGGCGCCGACATCGGTGCGGTTGGGAAGGCCGCCGGCGCGCGCGCCGAGCTGCACCACCGGCGAGCGGCGACCGCGCGAATAGGTGGCGTAAAGATTGGCGAAATCGGTCGCCTTCCACAGGATGTTGGCACGCGGCAGAAAGGCCTGGAAATCGCCCTGCGCTTCGAAGGTTTCGCCCTTGGTGTCGATCTGGCCGGGCACCAGCGCCGCGCCCGACAGCACGGCGTTGGGAACGCGGGCGAAGAAGAAGCTGGTGCGGTCTTCGATCAGCAGGCGGGCGCCGGCGGTCAGTTCCAGGCTGGGCACCGGGATCCAGGTCACGTCGGCGAAGGTCGAATAGGTGGTGATACGCGCCGAATTCTTGAATTCGGAGCTGTAGGGGATGACCGTGGCCCGGCCGCCGGTGGCGATCGCCGTGGCGCGCGACGCGGTCACGACGCCGGCGGCGTTGATGCAGCCAAGGCCCGGAAACGCCGGCGCGGCCGTGCGTGCGGTGGCGCAGGCGAGGAACGTGCCTTCTTCCGACGAGAAGGGCACCCGCTGCGACCCGGTTTCGTGAAAGACGTTGAAGCCGGCAAAGGCGCGCAGGGTTTCGCCGGCATAGTTGATCCGGGTTTCGCTGCTGATCTGTTCGCCGCGGGCATCTTCGGCGAATTCGAGGAACCAGGCCTGGGTGCCGTCGGCATCGAAGACTTCGTTCGAATCGAAGCGGCGATAGCCGATGATCTGGGTGATGCTGGTGGTGTCGGACAGATTGTACCGCGCCGTCAGGTTGACGTCATAGACGTTGCGGACAAGCTCGGGCTCCGGCCCGCCGAGGACCGCCTCGCTGAGCGGCGAGCCCGAGACTTCGGCGAAGGTGAATGGCGAGGTGTTGCCGCCGGTCGGGGCATAGGTGCCCGATTTGAAGGCGGTGCCGGGTGCCCGCTGGCCGTCATAGGTGCCGACGAGGTCGATCAGCAGATCGTCCTTGTCATAGCGCAGCGACAGGCGCGCGCCATATTGGCCCTGGCCGTTCAGGTCGTCACGGACCGGGCCATTGGGCGTCTGCGAGCCCGGGCGGCCGGCGATATTCTCGACAACGCCGTCGCGCAGCTTCACCCCGAAGGCGAGGCGGGCGCTGAGCACATCGCCGCCGAGGTTGAAATAGCCATCGACCCGGCGCTGGTTGTAATTGCCATAGGCGGCACGCAGCGCGGCGCTGGTGGTCTTTTCGGGCTTGGCGGTGATGATGCTGACCGCGCCGACGGCAGCGGCGGTGCCGAACAGCGTTGCCTGCGGGCCCTTGACGACTTCGATGCGCTCAAGGTCGTACAGGTCGAAATATGACCCGCGCGAGCGGCTGACATCGACGCCATTGAGATAGACGGTGACGGCCGGTGCGCCCTGCGAGGATCCCGAGTCCGAGGTGACGCCGCGGATGACGAAGCCGGGGTTGTTGGGGCTCTGTTCCTGGATGTTGAGGCCGGGGACGAAGCCGGCCAGCTGGTCGAACTGGGTGACGCCAAGCTCGCGCAGCGTGGCGCCGCTGAAGGCGGTGATGGTGATCGGCACTTCCGAAATCCGCTGTTCGCGCTTCTGCGCGGTGACAACGATGTCGTTGCTGTCGCCGATGGCGTCGCTGGCGTCGGCCAGCTGGGTTGCGGTCTGTGCGGCGAGCGGCGCGGTGATAAGCAGGCTGGTGACAGCCGCCGACGCCAGAAGAACGTGTCGCATGAATTTGCCCCTGATTTGCGCAACGGGTGAATGAGCTGTTGCTGCGCTGCAGCGGGGCGATGACGCATCGACATGACCGGCGCGTTACGAAAGGATTGCGGTTCTGCGACAGTTTTGGCGTGGGCGCGAAGGCGCCGTGGTGTCGTGACTTGCTGCATCCGGCTTGTTAAGGAAGGGTCATGGAAACGATTCCGCCGCCCGAGATCTTTGTTGCCGATGCGGCCCGCGTCGTCTGCGACGGTGACGAGCACCGCGGGGATGGCCATCCCCGCGTCTGGCTGCAGATCGGCGCCGAAGGCCATGCCGACTGCGGCTATTGCGACCGCCGTTTCATCCTCGCCGGCGGCCCGGCGGATCGCCGTTAGTGCGGCCATTCGGCCTGCTGGCGGCTTTGTTGCCGGCGTTGACGGCCATCCCGGCGCAGGCCGCGGCAAATCCGCCCATGATCGTCATCAATGTCCTGCCCGGGGGCCAGCCGCACCTTCCGGCGCGGATCAAGGCGATCGACCTCGACACGCGCGTGGCGCTGAGCTTTGACACGGCGCTGGTCCTCAACACGCCGGCCGCGGAGCGCGCCGGGCTGAAGTCCTTTCCGCTCATCGGCAAGGGCAAGTTCGAAAACGCCATGATCCCCGGCGGCGAAGCGCGGTTCCGCTGGAACCTGTTCGGCGTCACCCCCGCCGGCGCGGCCAAGGGGACGGTGCCGGTGGTCTGGGTCGACAAGGCGGTTGCGGCCGATGCCGACGGCGTGCTGCCCGCATCGGTGATCAAGGCCGATCGGATCATCTTCGATTTGGGTCCGCAGGCGCCGGCGGCGAAGGTCCGCACCATCCTGCGCAAGAGCGGCGGCAGCGTGCTGATGAAGACCAGGATCGGCGATGAGACGATCAATGTCGCGCTGGAACTCAACTCGCCCGATACGGTTATGAACGCGCGGGCAGCGGCGGCGCTCGCCGGGGCCGGGCTGGTCAAACGCGCCGGGGACGTCGGCTTCTGGCGGCCGTTTCCCGGCGTGTCGCTGCCGTTCGAGCGGATGGTGCCGACTGCCGGTGCGGCCATTCTCGGCCTGCCGCTGGTGCGACCGGCGGTGCGGATCACCGAGGCGCAGGCCAGGGAGATCGATTCGCGCGCCAGGGCCGGCACCAGCACGGCCAGCGATGACGACGACGCCATTACCGTCACCGCCAGCCGCAAGCGCGGCCGCGACCCCTGGATCCTGATCGGCCGCGATGTGCTGAACCAGTGTTCGCGGATCGTCTTCGATCGGCCCGGCAAGGCGTGGGTGCTGACCTGCGCCTTTTGAGCCGTTGATGTCGCGTACCGGTTTCCATGGCCA
This is a stretch of genomic DNA from Polymorphobacter fuscus. It encodes these proteins:
- a CDS encoding ABC transporter ATP-binding protein, giving the protein MTQSAISIRGLEKTYAGGKQALRGIDLEIPRGSMFGLLGPNGAGKSTMINILAGLVNKTAGRADIWGFDITDHPRNAKASIGIVPQELVFDAFFTPFETLELQAGLFGVPKAKRRSMELLRAVHLEDKAHVYSRTLSGGMKRRLLVAKALVHNPPVLVLDEPTAGVDIELRQQLWDYVRTLHAQGTTVVLTTHYLEEAEALCDRIAIINNGQVVANDLTSVLLSTAGDKKLIVTVDRDLADVPPGLEERTELKGDRMLVLTYDKRSRNAGQVLAAVAAAGLGVVDVSTQEADLEDVFLELTRS
- a CDS encoding zinc-finger domain-containing protein; this encodes METIPPPEIFVADAARVVCDGDEHRGDGHPRVWLQIGAEGHADCGYCDRRFILAGGPADRR
- a CDS encoding TonB-dependent receptor gives rise to the protein MRHVLLASAAVTSLLITAPLAAQTATQLADASDAIGDSNDIVVTAQKREQRISEVPITITAFSGATLRELGVTQFDQLAGFVPGLNIQEQSPNNPGFVIRGVTSDSGSSQGAPAVTVYLNGVDVSRSRGSYFDLYDLERIEVVKGPQATLFGTAAAVGAVSIITAKPEKTTSAALRAAYGNYNQRRVDGYFNLGGDVLSARLAFGVKLRDGVVENIAGRPGSQTPNGPVRDDLNGQGQYGARLSLRYDKDDLLIDLVGTYDGQRAPGTAFKSGTYAPTGGNTSPFTFAEVSGSPLSEAVLGGPEPELVRNVYDVNLTARYNLSDTTSITQIIGYRRFDSNEVFDADGTQAWFLEFAEDARGEQISSETRINYAGETLRAFAGFNVFHETGSQRVPFSSEEGTFLACATARTAAPAFPGLGCINAAGVVTASRATAIATGGRATVIPYSSEFKNSARITTYSTFADVTWIPVPSLELTAGARLLIEDRTSFFFARVPNAVLSGAALVPGQIDTKGETFEAQGDFQAFLPRANILWKATDFANLYATYSRGRRSPVVQLGARAGGLPNRTDVGAEIVTNYEAGVKFFSGPISGSVGAFYMKYKDFQVSLVRPGLPNLTVSAGSATNKGVEAEVAARVGSNLKLFANGAYIDARVDENPAYPTFSGDRFRLQSEWQGAAGGTLTVPLTPGIELFATPTVTYRSSVFFELPNNPVTSQGPVTLVNLRAGVQDPDGKWQLLGFATNLLNKDYVLDAGNTGGSFGIPTFIRGLPRLFGVEGLYRF